The DNA region AGCCAGGCCGGCGACGAACGGCCGGAAGCCGACTCCCTGCACCACGCCACGGACCACCAGTCGCCTGCGCTGCATCGTGCTCCCGTGCCCGGCGCGCGAGGCCGTGGCCGTCCATGACACTACACTGGGACGTGCACGAACTCTCCATCGCGCAGAGCCTGGTCGCGCTCGCGCAGCAGCACCTGCCGGCCGACGTGTCGCGGGTGCACGCGGTGACCGTGCGGGTGGGCGCACTGGCAGGCGTGGTCGGCGAGGCCCTGCACTTCTGTTACGACCTGGCCACCGAAGGCACGCCGCTGGCGGGCTCGTCGCTGCGCATCGAGGACGTGCCGCTGGTCATCCACTGCGATGGCTGCGGGCAGGATCACCAACTGGCGATGCCGCCGGTGTTCCGCTGCCCGGTGTGCGACGTGCC from Luteitalea sp. TBR-22 includes:
- the hypA gene encoding hydrogenase maturation nickel metallochaperone HypA produces the protein MHELSIAQSLVALAQQHLPADVSRVHAVTVRVGALAGVVGEALHFCYDLATEGTPLAGSSLRIEDVPLVIHCDGCGQDHQLAMPPVFRCPVCDVPCGDVRQGRELDLASIEYDTDEDAPP